One segment of Paraburkholderia bonniea DNA contains the following:
- a CDS encoding alpha/beta fold hydrolase, whose protein sequence is MSVSSVTPDLAAPRQNFVQCISPSGLHRLAYTEWGDPDNSRVLLCVHGLARSGRDFDRLAAAFASDYRVVCPDIAGRGLSAWLADPNGYQVPQYVADMMTLIARLGVDTVDWFGTSMGGLIGLALAGLPDTPVRKLLLNDVGPHIEPVALTRIGEYLGRDPRFSSLQQGIDTAAQLASSFGALSADDWREINTPLLVEREGTWRFRYDPRIAQPFAAITPEQAAFGEAMLWHALATFAGEVLVVRGAQSDLLSPATVARMVEQGRAVSSAEIADAGHAPAFLDPAQINLARRFFDGL, encoded by the coding sequence ATGAGCGTTTCGTCTGTGACCCCTGACCTTGCTGCGCCTCGTCAGAATTTTGTTCAATGCATCAGCCCCTCCGGGTTGCATCGCCTGGCCTATACCGAATGGGGTGATCCAGACAATTCAAGAGTGTTGCTTTGCGTGCATGGGCTGGCCCGCTCCGGGCGCGATTTCGACCGTCTGGCAGCGGCGTTCGCCAGTGACTATCGCGTGGTGTGCCCCGACATCGCTGGCCGTGGCCTGTCAGCCTGGCTGGCTGATCCGAACGGTTATCAGGTGCCGCAATACGTCGCGGACATGATGACCTTGATTGCCCGGCTTGGCGTTGACACGGTGGACTGGTTTGGCACCTCGATGGGTGGCTTGATTGGCCTTGCGCTTGCGGGCTTGCCGGATACGCCAGTGCGCAAGCTATTGCTCAACGATGTTGGGCCGCATATCGAACCAGTCGCGCTGACACGTATCGGCGAATACCTGGGCCGAGACCCTCGCTTTAGCAGCCTGCAACAAGGCATCGACACCGCCGCGCAACTGGCGTCCAGCTTCGGCGCATTGAGCGCGGATGACTGGCGCGAAATCAATACGCCGCTGCTGGTCGAGCGCGAGGGTACCTGGCGGTTTCGCTATGACCCGCGTATCGCCCAGCCGTTTGCTGCAATCACGCCCGAGCAGGCGGCATTTGGCGAAGCGATGCTATGGCATGCGCTGGCGACGTTTGCCGGTGAGGTGCTGGTGGTGCGTGGCGCGCAGTCGGATTTGCTTTCGCCAGCGACGGTCGCCCGCATGGTTGAGCAAGGGCGTGCAGTCTCCAGCGCGGAAATCGCAGATGCGGGACATGCCCCGGCCTTTCTTGACCCCGCACAGATCAATCTGGCACGGCGTTTCTTTGACGGTCTTTGA
- a CDS encoding RidA family protein — MRVIRHHVGKRLSEIAVHNGTIYLAGQIAEDTEQDIAGQTREVLGHIDRLLAEVNSDKSHLLSVQIFISDMLHFPGMNEVWDKWVAQGATPPRATVEARLANPKCLVEVVAVAAQRD; from the coding sequence ATGCGCGTCATTCGTCATCACGTTGGCAAACGGCTTTCTGAAATTGCGGTGCATAACGGCACGATCTATCTGGCCGGGCAAATTGCTGAAGATACCGAGCAGGACATTGCAGGCCAGACCCGCGAAGTGCTTGGTCATATTGACCGTCTGCTGGCAGAAGTGAATAGCGACAAATCCCATCTGCTCTCAGTCCAGATTTTCATCTCGGACATGCTGCATTTCCCCGGTATGAATGAAGTGTGGGACAAGTGGGTCGCGCAGGGTGCGACGCCGCCACGTGCGACCGTCGAAGCCCGGCTGGCCAATCCTAAGTGCCTCGTTGAAGTGGTGGCCGTCGCTGCCCAGCGCGACTGA
- a CDS encoding RelA/SpoT family protein, with amino-acid sequence MTTNSAAPEPILAPSLDDAMAFVREHAGEVRFASGELLADHAAGTAAIVRALNVDAPAVAAAALFALAPYLPDPEHMIARHFGDEVGQLVGDVRKLLRLGSVSLRATQAPLPEAGRDALAARRAQVEALRKMLLAFAQDIRVVLIRLASRLQSLRYYAAAKVTPAPAVARETLDIYAPLANRLGIWQLKWELEDLALRFEEPETYRRIARLLDEKRTEREAYVAQAISRLQQELAEAQVSAEVSGRPKHIYSIWRKMRGKELDFSELYDVRAFRVIVPEIKDCYTVLGIVHNLWQPVPKEFDDYISRPKPNGYRSLHTVVIGDDGRAFEVQIRTQEMHRFAEYGVAAHWRYKEAGTRGYGGQFSAGEKYDEKIAWLRQLLAWKDDVSEGEPSAAQTAGPWQQLRQATLDDDHIYVLTPQARVIALPQGATPIDFAYHLHSDLGHRCRGARVDGAMVPLNTALQNGQTVEIVAVKTGGPSRDWLNPQLGYLRSGRARQKVRAWFNAIDLQENIATGRAMVEKTLQREGRTSVNLDQLAAKLGFKTPDDLFLVVGKEEFSLRQVEQALHDAPPPAVHTDTPAQFEKRSSGVSVAHGASTGVLVVGVDALLTQLARCCRPAPPDEIRGFVTRGKGMSVHRSDCPTFLRMATRAPERVLQTTWSADVLNGRGQSVYPVDFLLEANDRQGLLRDISEVFAREKMNVIGVKTQTRRHAALMQFTVEVSNAAQIQRACSLLGEVTGVVRASRKA; translated from the coding sequence ATGACTACAAATAGCGCTGCGCCTGAGCCGATCCTCGCTCCCTCCCTTGATGACGCCATGGCCTTTGTGCGTGAGCATGCGGGCGAGGTCCGGTTTGCTTCGGGCGAATTACTGGCGGACCATGCCGCTGGCACGGCCGCCATCGTCCGGGCGCTGAATGTGGATGCGCCCGCCGTGGCAGCAGCAGCGCTCTTTGCGCTGGCACCGTATCTGCCAGACCCGGAGCACATGATTGCGCGTCATTTTGGTGACGAAGTGGGGCAGCTTGTTGGCGACGTGCGCAAGCTGCTGCGTCTTGGCAGCGTGAGCTTGCGCGCGACCCAGGCCCCGCTGCCCGAAGCTGGACGCGATGCACTGGCGGCCCGGCGCGCGCAGGTTGAGGCGCTGCGCAAGATGCTGCTGGCGTTTGCCCAGGATATTCGCGTGGTGCTGATCCGGCTGGCGTCGCGGTTGCAGTCGCTGCGCTATTACGCGGCGGCGAAGGTCACACCCGCGCCCGCAGTGGCCCGTGAGACGCTGGATATTTACGCGCCGCTGGCCAACCGGCTGGGTATCTGGCAACTGAAGTGGGAGCTTGAAGATCTGGCACTACGCTTTGAGGAGCCCGAAACATATCGGCGCATTGCCCGGCTGCTTGATGAAAAGCGCACCGAACGGGAAGCGTATGTGGCGCAGGCCATCAGCCGCTTGCAGCAGGAGCTGGCTGAAGCACAGGTGTCCGCCGAAGTCAGCGGCCGGCCAAAACACATCTACAGCATCTGGCGCAAGATGCGCGGCAAAGAACTGGATTTCTCTGAGCTCTACGACGTGCGGGCATTTCGCGTGATCGTGCCGGAGATCAAGGATTGCTACACGGTGCTGGGGATCGTGCATAACCTGTGGCAGCCGGTGCCGAAAGAATTTGACGACTATATCTCCCGGCCGAAGCCCAATGGCTACCGGTCGTTGCATACCGTGGTGATTGGCGATGACGGCAGGGCCTTCGAGGTGCAGATTCGCACTCAGGAGATGCACCGTTTTGCCGAATACGGCGTCGCGGCGCACTGGCGCTACAAGGAGGCGGGCACACGCGGCTACGGCGGCCAGTTCAGTGCGGGCGAAAAATACGATGAGAAGATCGCCTGGCTGCGACAGTTGCTGGCATGGAAGGATGATGTGTCGGAGGGCGAGCCCAGCGCCGCGCAAACGGCTGGACCATGGCAGCAATTGCGTCAGGCGACGCTCGACGACGACCACATCTATGTGCTGACGCCGCAAGCGCGAGTGATTGCGCTGCCACAAGGCGCAACGCCGATTGATTTCGCGTATCACCTGCACAGCGATCTCGGACACCGCTGCCGTGGCGCACGGGTTGATGGCGCGATGGTGCCACTCAACACGGCGTTGCAAAACGGTCAGACCGTTGAAATCGTCGCCGTCAAAACAGGTGGCCCATCGCGCGACTGGCTGAATCCGCAACTGGGATACCTGCGCAGCGGCCGGGCCCGGCAAAAAGTCAGAGCATGGTTTAACGCCATTGATCTACAGGAAAACATTGCGACTGGCCGTGCGATGGTAGAGAAGACGTTGCAGCGTGAAGGCCGGACCTCGGTGAATCTCGACCAGCTTGCGGCGAAACTTGGCTTCAAGACCCCTGACGATTTATTTTTAGTGGTGGGCAAGGAGGAGTTCAGCTTGCGTCAGGTTGAACAGGCGCTGCATGACGCACCTCCACCGGCTGTTCATACCGATACACCTGCGCAGTTCGAAAAGCGCAGCAGTGGCGTGAGCGTGGCGCACGGTGCATCAACGGGCGTGCTGGTGGTTGGGGTTGATGCGTTGCTGACCCAGCTTGCCCGTTGTTGCCGCCCGGCTCCTCCTGATGAGATTCGTGGTTTTGTCACGCGCGGCAAAGGGATGTCGGTGCATCGTAGCGATTGCCCGACGTTTTTGCGCATGGCCACGCGCGCACCTGAGCGCGTATTGCAAACCACCTGGTCGGCTGATGTGTTGAATGGCCGGGGACAGTCGGTGTATCCGGTGGATTTTTTGCTTGAAGCCAACGACCGTCAGGGCTTGCTGCGAGACATTTCAGAAGTCTTCGCGCGCGAAAAGATGAACGTGATCGGAGTGAAAACGCAAACCCGGCGGCATGCTGCGCTGATGCAATTTACCGTTGAGGTGTCGAACGCGGCGCAGATTCAGCGAGCGTGTTCGCTGCTGGGTGAAGTCACGGGCGTGGTGCGCGCGTCACGCAAGGCTTAG
- the thrS gene encoding threonine--tRNA ligase, translated as MVSVRLPDGSVRQYDHPVTVAEVAASIGPGLAKAALGGKLDGELVDTSTLLERDASLAIVTDKDADGLEIIRHSAAHLLAYAVKDLYPEAQVTIGPVIENGFYYDFAYSRPFTPEDLEKIEKRMQDLAKKDEPVSRRVVSRDEAVAYFKSIGETYKAQIIESIPATDEIKLYSHGSFTDLCRGPHVPSTGKLKVFKLMKVAGAYWRGDSKNEQLQRIYGTAWTKKEDQEAYLHMLEEAEKRDHRKLGKQLDLFHMQDESPGMVFWHPRGWTLWQQVEQYIRRRLNQSGYLEIKTPMIMDRSLWEASGHWQNYREGMFTTESEKRDYAIKPMNCPGHVQVFNHGLRSYRDLPLRYAEFGSCHRNEASGALHGLMRVRGFVQDDAHIFCTEEQFISESIAFNSLAMDVYKDFGFEQIDIKLSLRPESRAGTDETWDRSEQGLRDALTACGLSWEELPGEGAFYGPKIEYHIKDALGRSWQCGTLQLDMVLPERLGAEYVAEDNSRRRPVMLHRAIVGSMERFLGILLEHHAGAMPAWLAPMQVVVMNIAQNQAEYAHALVQSLQKQGVRAEADLRNEKISYKIREHTLEKVPYLLVVGDKEREAQTVAVRARGGVDLGVMPVDAFTERLRQDVQAFR; from the coding sequence ATGGTTTCGGTACGTCTGCCAGACGGTTCAGTTCGACAGTACGATCACCCAGTGACGGTTGCCGAAGTGGCGGCGTCGATTGGTCCCGGTCTGGCTAAAGCAGCGCTTGGCGGCAAGCTTGATGGTGAACTGGTGGATACTTCCACGCTGCTTGAGCGCGATGCATCGCTGGCCATCGTGACGGATAAAGATGCCGATGGCCTTGAGATCATCCGGCACTCTGCCGCGCATTTGCTGGCGTATGCCGTCAAGGATCTCTACCCGGAGGCCCAGGTGACGATTGGCCCGGTGATCGAAAACGGCTTTTATTACGACTTTGCGTATAGCCGTCCCTTCACGCCAGAAGATCTGGAAAAAATCGAAAAGCGCATGCAGGATCTGGCCAAAAAAGACGAGCCGGTATCGCGCCGTGTCGTGTCGCGCGACGAGGCCGTGGCTTACTTTAAAAGCATTGGTGAAACGTACAAGGCGCAGATTATCGAATCCATTCCGGCCACGGACGAAATCAAGCTGTATTCGCACGGCAGCTTTACGGATCTCTGCCGCGGGCCACATGTGCCCTCAACGGGCAAGCTGAAGGTTTTCAAGCTGATGAAGGTCGCTGGCGCGTACTGGCGCGGCGACTCGAAAAACGAACAATTGCAGCGCATCTACGGCACAGCCTGGACAAAAAAAGAAGATCAGGAAGCGTATCTGCACATGCTGGAGGAAGCTGAAAAGCGCGATCACCGCAAGCTGGGCAAGCAACTCGATCTGTTTCATATGCAAGACGAGTCTCCCGGCATGGTGTTCTGGCACCCGCGTGGCTGGACTTTGTGGCAGCAAGTCGAGCAATACATCCGGCGACGTCTGAATCAGTCCGGCTATCTTGAGATCAAGACGCCGATGATTATGGACCGCTCACTGTGGGAGGCTTCTGGCCATTGGCAGAATTACCGCGAGGGCATGTTCACGACAGAATCGGAAAAGCGTGATTACGCGATCAAGCCGATGAACTGTCCAGGCCATGTACAAGTGTTTAATCATGGTTTGCGTTCATATCGTGATTTGCCGCTGCGTTACGCTGAATTTGGCTCATGCCACCGGAATGAGGCTTCGGGCGCATTGCATGGGTTGATGCGTGTGCGTGGTTTTGTGCAGGATGATGCCCATATTTTTTGCACGGAAGAGCAGTTCATTAGTGAGTCGATTGCGTTTAATTCGCTGGCGATGGACGTATACAAAGATTTTGGCTTTGAGCAAATCGATATCAAGCTGTCGTTGCGGCCGGAGTCGCGCGCGGGGACGGATGAGACATGGGATCGCTCGGAGCAGGGGTTGCGCGACGCGCTGACTGCCTGTGGTCTGAGCTGGGAAGAACTGCCGGGCGAGGGCGCATTTTATGGTCCGAAGATTGAGTACCACATCAAGGATGCGCTCGGCCGCTCGTGGCAATGTGGCACGCTCCAGTTGGATATGGTCCTGCCTGAGCGTCTGGGTGCTGAATATGTCGCTGAAGACAATAGCCGGCGCAGGCCAGTGATGCTGCACCGGGCTATTGTTGGCTCCATGGAGCGTTTTCTCGGCATTTTGCTCGAGCACCATGCAGGCGCAATGCCAGCCTGGCTGGCCCCAATGCAGGTGGTAGTGATGAATATCGCGCAAAATCAGGCGGAATACGCGCATGCGCTAGTTCAATCATTGCAAAAACAAGGGGTTAGGGCCGAGGCTGATTTGCGCAATGAGAAAATTAGCTATAAAATACGCGAGCACACGCTAGAAAAGGTGCCGTACCTTCTTGTGGTCGGCGACAAAGAGCGTGAAGCACAAACAGTAGCCGTGCGTGCCCGTGGCGGTGTCGATCTTGGCGTTATGCCGGTCGACGCATTCACCGAGCGTCTGCGCCAGGATGTGCAGGCGTTCAGGTAA
- the infC gene encoding translation initiation factor IF-3, which produces MATDKSSHRINGEITAPEVRLVGVENEPLGIVKLADAFRMSEQQDVDLVEIAPQAEPPVCRLMDYGKFKYQEAKKQHEAKLKQKVVQVKEVKFRPGTDDGDYNVKLRNLIRFLDDGDKTKITLRFRGREMAHQEIGMRVLERLRADLDEVGQVEQMPKMEGRQMVMVLSPKKKK; this is translated from the coding sequence ATCGCTACTGATAAGTCGTCGCATCGCATCAACGGGGAAATTACGGCACCCGAGGTGCGCCTGGTCGGGGTTGAAAATGAACCCCTTGGCATTGTGAAACTTGCTGATGCGTTCCGCATGTCGGAGCAGCAGGATGTGGATCTGGTCGAAATTGCTCCTCAGGCGGAACCTCCGGTTTGCCGCTTGATGGATTACGGCAAATTCAAATACCAGGAAGCGAAAAAACAGCACGAGGCCAAGCTCAAGCAAAAGGTTGTCCAGGTGAAGGAGGTGAAGTTTCGCCCGGGCACGGATGACGGTGATTACAACGTCAAGCTGCGCAACCTCATTCGCTTCCTTGATGATGGCGACAAGACGAAAATCACGTTGCGTTTCCGTGGCCGGGAAATGGCTCACCAGGAAATCGGCATGCGTGTGCTGGAACGCTTGCGCGCCGATCTGGATGAAGTCGGTCAGGTTGAGCAGATGCCCAAGATGGAAGGCCGGCAGATGGTGATGGTGCTGTCGCCGAAGAAGAAAAAGTAA
- the rpmI gene encoding 50S ribosomal protein L35: MPKMKTKKSAAKRFVVRPGGTVKRGQAFKRHILTKKTTKNKRHLRGSTAVHESDMNSVRAMLPFA, translated from the coding sequence ATGCCGAAGATGAAAACCAAGAAGAGTGCTGCAAAGCGCTTCGTGGTGCGTCCGGGCGGTACCGTCAAGCGCGGTCAAGCCTTCAAGCGTCACATTCTGACCAAGAAAACCACCAAGAACAAACGCCATTTGCGCGGTTCAACAGCAGTTCATGAGTCGGATATGAACTCTGTGCGCGCAATGCTGCCGTTCGCCTAA
- the rplT gene encoding 50S ribosomal protein L20, producing MPRVKRGVTARARHKKIIKLAKGYRGRRNNVYRIAKQAVMRAGQYAYRDRRNKKRVFRALWITRINAAVRQHDMTYSVFINGLKKASIELDRKVLADMAVFDKAAFAAIVQQVKAAVAG from the coding sequence ATGCCTAGAGTCAAACGTGGGGTTACCGCACGGGCCCGTCACAAGAAAATCATCAAACTGGCCAAGGGTTACCGCGGCCGTCGCAATAATGTCTATCGCATCGCCAAGCAGGCGGTCATGCGCGCAGGGCAGTACGCCTACCGCGATCGCCGCAACAAAAAGCGTGTGTTCCGTGCATTGTGGATCACGCGTATCAACGCGGCGGTGCGTCAGCACGACATGACTTACAGCGTGTTCATCAATGGCCTGAAGAAGGCTTCGATCGAACTCGACCGTAAGGTGCTGGCCGACATGGCTGTGTTCGACAAGGCTGCTTTTGCTGCAATCGTTCAGCAGGTGAAGGCCGCCGTCGCAGGCTGA
- the pheS gene encoding phenylalanine--tRNA ligase subunit alpha → MNLDQIVTDAQQAFEQASDVTTLENEKARFLGKAGALTELLKGLGKLDPETRKTEGARINALKQQVEAALTARRQALADALLNQRLTAEAVDVTLPGRGAGAGSLHPVMRTWERVEQIFRTIGFDVADGPEIETDWYNFTSLNSPENHPARSMQDTFYIDGKDADGRQLLLRTHTSPMQVRYARTSTPPVKVIVPGRTYRVDSDATHSPMFNQVEGLWIDEHISFADLKGVYTDFLKKFFERDDILVRFRPSYFPFTEPSAEIDMMFEHGKNAGKWLEISGSGQVHPTVIRNMGLDPERYIGFAFGSGLERLAMLRYGVQDLRLFFENDLRFLRQFA, encoded by the coding sequence ATGAATCTGGACCAGATTGTCACCGACGCGCAGCAAGCATTCGAACAGGCGTCAGATGTAACTACGCTTGAGAACGAGAAGGCCCGCTTTCTTGGCAAGGCAGGCGCGTTGACCGAATTGCTGAAGGGTCTAGGCAAGCTCGACCCTGAAACACGCAAGACCGAAGGTGCGCGTATCAATGCACTCAAGCAGCAGGTCGAAGCTGCGTTGACGGCGCGCCGTCAGGCGCTGGCTGATGCGCTGCTCAATCAGCGTCTGACGGCCGAGGCGGTTGATGTGACGCTGCCAGGCCGCGGTGCAGGGGCCGGTAGTTTGCATCCTGTGATGCGGACATGGGAGCGCGTTGAGCAGATTTTCCGCACGATCGGGTTCGATGTCGCGGATGGTCCTGAAATTGAAACCGACTGGTACAACTTCACGTCACTGAATAGCCCCGAAAACCATCCTGCACGCTCGATGCAGGACACGTTTTACATCGATGGCAAGGATGCCGATGGCCGCCAGCTATTGCTGCGTACGCACACCAGCCCCATGCAGGTGCGTTATGCCCGCACCAGCACGCCGCCTGTGAAGGTGATCGTGCCTGGCCGCACGTATCGGGTGGATAGCGATGCTACGCATTCACCGATGTTTAATCAGGTTGAAGGCCTGTGGATCGACGAACACATTAGCTTCGCTGACCTGAAAGGCGTGTATACCGATTTCCTTAAAAAATTCTTTGAACGCGACGATATTCTCGTGCGTTTTCGCCCATCGTATTTTCCGTTTACCGAGCCATCCGCCGAAATCGACATGATGTTCGAGCACGGCAAAAATGCGGGTAAATGGCTTGAAATTTCAGGCTCGGGCCAGGTTCATCCAACGGTCATTCGCAATATGGGGCTGGACCCTGAACGTTACATCGGCTTTGCGTTTGGCAGCGGCCTTGAGCGGCTGGCAATGCTGCGTTATGGCGTGCAGGATCTGCGCCTGTTCTTCGAGAACGATCTGCGCTTTTTACGGCAATTTGCCTGA
- the pheT gene encoding phenylalanine--tRNA ligase subunit beta: MQFPESWLRTFVAPQLTTDALSHALTMAGLEVESLRPVAPPTSMIVVGQVLEVVKHPDADKLNVCQVDVGTGTLLNIVCGAPNVAPGIKVPVALVGAQLPPAEEGGAPFVIKLSKLRGVESQGMLCSARELKLSEDHSGLLILPEATPLGQDIRETLNLDDTIFEIKLTPNKADCLSVWGVARETAAITGAPLHALAIKPAAVTLSEILPVKISAPDLCGRFSGRVIRGVNARAKSPQWMVQRLERSGQRSISALVDISNYVMLELGRPSHVFDLDKIHGGMDVRWAKRGETLKLLNGNTIELDETVGVIADEQHIESLAGIMGGDSTAVTLDTTNIYLEAAFWWPDSIRGRARRYNFSTDAAHRFERGVDYATTVEHLERITQLILEICGGSAGPVDDQSVNLPQRVPVKMRVARAQRILGIPVEAQQIAQIFTRLGLAFESDGATFAVTPPSYRFDIEIEEDLIEEVARIYGFEKIPARPPVASSEMRATNETQRSIHTLRHAFAARDYAETVNFSFVDAEWEQDFAGNANPVRLLNPIASQLAVMRTTLFGSLISVLRHNLNRRAERIRLFEVGRVFLPDPALKGSEMTVEGFAQPKRFGALAYGPVLDEQWGAAARAVDFFDVKGDLEALLAPAVARYVKAEHPALHPGRSARIELDGRHVGWIGELHPRWMQKYDLPHAPVLFEIESEALIQRVLPSPSEVSKFPPVRRDIAVVVEQKIEAQALLDEMQNALSEPACKSVQRIAIFDEFRPKSSTSGGLAAHEKSLAFRITLQDTGGTLQDQTVDLAIQALVNRLARMYGARLRG; the protein is encoded by the coding sequence ATGCAATTCCCTGAATCCTGGTTGAGAACTTTCGTCGCCCCGCAATTGACTACCGACGCGTTGTCGCATGCGCTGACGATGGCTGGCCTCGAGGTCGAATCGTTGCGTCCTGTGGCACCGCCGACCTCGATGATCGTCGTGGGCCAGGTGCTTGAAGTCGTGAAGCATCCCGATGCAGACAAGCTGAACGTGTGTCAGGTGGATGTCGGCACCGGCACGCTGTTGAACATCGTGTGCGGAGCGCCGAATGTGGCACCGGGGATCAAGGTGCCCGTTGCGCTCGTCGGGGCGCAGTTGCCGCCGGCCGAAGAGGGGGGCGCGCCGTTCGTTATCAAGCTCTCTAAGCTGCGCGGGGTGGAAAGCCAGGGGATGCTGTGTTCGGCGCGCGAGCTCAAGCTCTCGGAAGATCACAGCGGCTTGCTGATCTTGCCGGAGGCGACGCCGCTTGGCCAGGATATCCGCGAGACATTGAATCTCGATGACACCATCTTTGAAATCAAGCTGACACCGAACAAGGCCGACTGCCTGTCGGTCTGGGGGGTGGCACGCGAAACCGCTGCGATCACCGGCGCTCCGTTGCATGCGCTCGCGATCAAACCGGCTGCCGTGACGCTGAGTGAAATCCTGCCAGTCAAAATTTCTGCGCCTGATCTGTGCGGCCGTTTTTCCGGACGCGTGATTCGCGGCGTCAACGCTCGCGCAAAGTCACCGCAATGGATGGTGCAACGTCTGGAGCGTTCTGGACAACGGAGTATTTCGGCGCTGGTCGATATTTCGAACTATGTGATGCTGGAGCTGGGCCGTCCATCCCACGTGTTCGATCTCGACAAGATTCACGGTGGCATGGACGTGCGCTGGGCAAAGCGGGGTGAAACCCTCAAGCTGCTCAACGGCAACACGATTGAGCTGGATGAAACGGTTGGCGTGATCGCCGACGAGCAGCACATCGAAAGCCTTGCCGGAATCATGGGCGGTGACAGCACAGCGGTTACGCTCGACACCACGAATATTTATCTGGAAGCGGCGTTCTGGTGGCCAGACAGTATTCGCGGACGGGCCCGCCGATACAACTTTTCGACGGATGCGGCGCATCGCTTTGAACGAGGCGTCGACTATGCCACCACGGTGGAGCATCTCGAACGCATTACCCAGCTCATTCTTGAAATTTGCGGTGGCTCAGCAGGCCCGGTGGATGATCAGAGCGTCAACCTGCCACAGCGTGTGCCAGTCAAGATGCGGGTGGCGAGGGCACAGCGGATTCTCGGCATTCCGGTTGAGGCGCAGCAAATCGCGCAAATCTTCACCCGCCTCGGTCTCGCGTTTGAAAGCGATGGCGCTACGTTTGCTGTGACGCCGCCGTCTTATCGTTTCGATATCGAAATCGAAGAAGACCTGATCGAAGAGGTCGCGCGTATTTACGGCTTCGAAAAAATTCCCGCACGTCCGCCGGTGGCCAGCAGCGAGATGCGTGCGACTAACGAAACCCAGCGTTCGATTCACACGCTTCGTCACGCATTCGCCGCACGCGATTACGCCGAAACGGTCAACTTCAGTTTTGTGGATGCCGAGTGGGAGCAGGATTTTGCGGGCAATGCCAATCCGGTGCGTCTGCTGAACCCGATTGCGAGCCAGCTTGCGGTGATGCGTACCACGTTGTTTGGCAGCTTGATTAGTGTGCTGCGCCACAACCTGAACCGGCGTGCCGAGCGTATTCGTCTGTTTGAAGTTGGCCGCGTGTTTCTGCCGGATCCTGCGCTCAAGGGCAGCGAGATGACGGTTGAAGGTTTTGCCCAGCCAAAGCGGTTCGGAGCACTGGCGTATGGCCCGGTACTCGATGAGCAATGGGGCGCGGCTGCGCGTGCTGTTGATTTTTTCGATGTGAAGGGGGATCTGGAGGCGTTGCTGGCACCAGCGGTTGCCCGTTATGTCAAGGCTGAGCATCCTGCACTGCATCCGGGGCGTAGCGCGCGGATTGAACTGGATGGCCGTCACGTTGGCTGGATTGGTGAACTTCATCCGCGCTGGATGCAGAAATATGATTTACCGCACGCGCCTGTTTTGTTTGAAATTGAATCTGAAGCATTAATTCAGCGAGTATTGCCGAGCCCGTCGGAAGTATCAAAGTTTCCGCCTGTAAGACGTGATATTGCCGTGGTCGTCGAGCAAAAAATCGAAGCCCAGGCGTTGCTTGACGAGATGCAAAATGCGCTCTCCGAGCCCGCTTGCAAGAGCGTTCAGCGCATCGCAATTTTTGACGAATTTCGTCCAAAATCAAGCACTTCCGGTGGCCTGGCCGCTCACGAAAAAAGCCTTGCGTTCCGTATTACCTTGCAAGATACTGGCGGAACCCTTCAGGATCAAACAGTTGATTTAGCCATTCAGGCCCTGGTGAATCGTTTGGCTCGAATGTATGGCGCACGGTTGCGCGGTTAA
- a CDS encoding integration host factor subunit alpha — translation MNEMNSSDFEALLAAQRSSMNREPALSAAALAETPTLTKAELAELLFDNVGLNKREAKDMVEAFFEVIRDALESGDSVKLSGFGNFQLRDKPQRPGRNPKTGEAIPIAARRVVTFHASQKLKALVENGAEAS, via the coding sequence ATGAATGAAATGAATTCGAGTGATTTCGAAGCCCTGCTTGCGGCGCAGCGCAGTTCGATGAACCGGGAACCGGCTTTGTCCGCGGCGGCTTTGGCGGAAACGCCGACGCTTACGAAGGCCGAGCTAGCCGAGTTGTTGTTCGACAATGTCGGGCTGAACAAGCGTGAAGCTAAAGACATGGTTGAAGCGTTCTTTGAAGTCATTCGGGATGCACTTGAGAGTGGGGACAGCGTCAAGCTGTCAGGTTTCGGTAATTTTCAGCTGCGAGACAAACCTCAGCGTCCTGGCAGAAATCCTAAAACCGGCGAGGCGATTCCGATTGCTGCACGCCGTGTTGTGACATTCCATGCAAGTCAAAAGCTGAAAGCGCTGGTTGAAAATGGCGCTGAAGCAAGCTGA